A window of the Sabethes cyaneus chromosome 1, idSabCyanKW18_F2, whole genome shotgun sequence genome harbors these coding sequences:
- the LOC128739768 gene encoding electron transfer flavoprotein subunit alpha, mitochondrial has protein sequence MFARYSSIVRSAQFRRFQSTLVLAEHNNETLNPITSNAVTAAKKLGGDVTVLVAGTKTGSVAEAAAKLDGVSKVLVAEGDAFNGLLAESVTPLVLATQDKFKFTHIVAGASAFGKAVLPRIAAKLDVSPISEIIEVKSADTFVRTIYAGNAIQTIKSKDAVKVITIRGTNFEASGSSGNGAIDKVPEGDFKTTLTEFVSQELTKSDRPSLTAAKIVISGGRGMKSGDNFKMLYDLADKWGAAVGASRAAVDAGFVPNDLQIGQTGKIVAPELYIAVGISGAIQHLAGMKDSKTIVAINKDPEAPIFQVADYGLVADLFKAVPEINEKC, from the exons ATCCAATCACATCCAATGCTGTGACAGCTGCTAAAAAATTGGGTGGCGACGTAACGGTCCTTGTTGCTGGTACAAAGACAGGCAGCGTAGCAGAAGCTGCTGCTAAACTAGATGGAGTAAGCAAAGTGCTGGTTGCCGAAGGAGATGCCTTCAACGGGCTTCTGGCGGAGTCAGTAACTCCTTTGGTTCTGGCCACACAGGACAAATTTAAGTTTACGCATATTGTCGCTGGAGCTTCCGCCTTCGGTAAGGCTGTTTTACCGCGGATTGCTGCAAAATTGGATGTTTCACCGATTTCGGAAATCATCGAAGTCAAGTCGGCGGACACTTTTGTCAGGACGATCTATGCTG GTAACGCCATTCAAACAATTAAATCCAAGGATGCCGTTAAAGTTATTACTATTCGTGGTACAAATTTTGAAGCTTCAGGTTCATCAGGAAATGGTGCAATAGATAAAGTACCCGAGGGTGACTTTAAAACCACCTTAACCGAGTTTGTTAGTCAAGAACTTACCAAATCCGATCGCCCGTCTTTAACTGCAGCTAAAATTGTGATTTCCGGAGGACGCGGCATGAAGTCTGGTGATAATTTTAAAATGCTATACGATTTGGCCGATAAGTGGGGTGCAGCTGTAGGAGCATCTCGAGCTGCTGTGGACGCTGGATTCGTTCCAAATGATTTACAAATCGGACAAACAGGAAAAATAGTTGCACCCGAGTTATACATTGCAGTCGGCATTTCTGGTGCTATTCAGCATTTGGCCGGCATGAAGGATTCAAAAACTATAGTTGCAATCAATAAAGATCCTGAAGCTCCAATTTTCCAAGTGGCCGATTACGGCTTAGTGGCTGATTTGTTCAAAGCTGTACCAGAAATTAACGAAAAATGCTAA
- the LOC128739778 gene encoding putative inner dynein arm light chain, axonemal has product MAERNLELQTTLVRYNNPVLVVKHTEKKETPPDVSKEQTGRPGSGGVVVVESPRETEEILNCILPPKTWEEDGQLWTQTVSSTPATRQDVINLQEMLDTRLQQTQARETGICPVRRELYTQCFDEIIRQVTINCTERGLLLLRVRDEIAMSMEAYETLYCSSVSFGIRKALQAQEGKEILQEKITMLEKEKETLENSISDMKIKGDQAERRNAELRASEEKKHAEEIAFLKKTNSQLKAQLEGIIAPKK; this is encoded by the exons ATGGCTGAACGTAATCTGGAGCTGCAGACTACTCTAGTGCGTTACAACAATCCGGTTCTTGTGGTGAAACATACTGAAAAAAAGGAAACTCCACCCGATGTGTCGAAGGAGCAAACTGGTCGTCCAGGATCCGGCGGAGTTGTGGTGGTCGAAAGTCCACGTGAAACTGAAGAAATCTTAAACTGCATTCTTCCTCCAAAAACTTGGGAAGAAGATGGTCAATTATGGACACAAACGGTTTCGAGTACACCTGCCACGCGGCAGGATGTTATTAATCTTCAAGAAATGCTAGACACCAGACTCCAGCAAACGCAAGCCCGTGAAACAGGAATTTGTCCCGTCCGAAGGGAATTATACACGCAGTGCTTCGATGAAATAATTAGACAAGTTACGATTAATTGTACAGAACGAGGATTATTATTACTAAGAGTACGGGATGAGATAGCCATGTCAATGGAAGCATATGAGACCCTTTATTGCAGTTCAGTTTCGTTCGGCATTCGGAAGGCCCTGCAAGCCCAGGAAGGTAAAGAAATTTTGCAGGAAAAAATCACAATgttagaaaaagagaaagaaacgtTGGAGAATTCGATCAGTGATATGAAGATAAAGGGAGATCAGGCAGAGAGGAGAAATGCGGAATTAAGAGCTTCTGAAGAGAAAAAACATGCGGAAGAGATTGCTTTCCTGAAGAAAACAAATTCacagttaaag GCTCAACTGGAAGGTATCATCGCACCAAAGAAATGA